The DNA segment AGAATGCTatacttttttctctttttttttttggtgggggaATACAAAAATTTAGAATCTAAGCTTCAAATGATTGGCAACAGGAGAATCAAACTACATTATTGATTTCCCATATTTGAAACAACAACGAATCATGGGATCAACAACAAACAAAGAGGCATAATAATTACATTTCAATGGAGGAAGTATTACGTCAAGCATAAAGTAACAACAACATAAGCATGACATTAAGAACATACCCTCTGCGGCCAAAACGTCATGCCCTCCCATTTTTATGCAAGTACACCTCATAGTCAGGCTCTGCCTGTGTCCCATATTTAAGCGGTAGATCATAATTGACATCCAAATTCACCTTCACAAACAAATTTGAAGCAATTGCcattatgaaaattcattatcAGTACAGGGAATAAAAAATTACTCAAAAATCCACAAGTGCTTTGTGTAACATTCCTGCACTATTCTTCGTActgacaaaaataattttttgccCCAGCTTATGTCATAACTCAAAAATTTTGTCTTTAATCACAAGCATCTTGGAGAGTTCATCAGGGCATTTCACCTTACACTGCTTCACAGACTGCAAGGATAGTTCTTATTTCTTTACAAACATTTAATGGTAGAAAGCTTTTCTTGTAATGTAATTTTTATCTGTATCGTTGAAAGTAGCAGAAAACAGAAGCACCTAATGAAATTCACAACACAACAAAAAAAGGAAGTCGATAGTATGATGGTAGCTCTTTCACATGATACTAACAACTTTAACATAAAGATCCAAACCATCCAAGAAATGAGAACTTACAACTGGCATGTGCAAGTGAGATCGCATTAATGAAGAGAACCTTGgtctttttttgttcttattttcttAGTTCTTTCCCATCTTACAAACCACCTCCAGATTCTATACCATTAAATTTCTACTAATAAAGCCTAAATGCTCAAATATTCAAACAATAAGCCTCTAAATGTTTCAGCAGATATAATTTTAGTGTAAAGTTTTCAGTAATAAACTATCAAAATCATTTGACAAGgtacttatcaaaaataaaaaaattaaaaaataaaatacttcacGGGGTATTCATTCTAGTGTGTGTCTTCTCTTGTCAAAACTCGCAAGGACACTCATCTATTGGCTTAGTTCATATGTATTTAATTGTGATTCCAAGAAAAAGTCTACTTTTAtgcttgaatattttttattggaaaggTAATTCCCTCAAATATAAATTTTCCAGAGAAACAAACAACATTAAAAAAAGTAGAGGGCTCCCACCTTCTGATTATGCACTGCCGACACCACCAGCCCCACTCTCATGCAAGTACGGTTCCATCATTGACCTTGCCTGTCCAAGGTGGCCTCTATTAATCAAATTCGACATGCCTTCAAGACCTTATCTCTAGCATTGTTTGCCGCATTAGTAACCAAAGTAACAACCAACCTCAATCGATATAGATGCATCTTGTCCTGCATAACACACACCAAAATCATAGGGTGGTTTggtaaaaattcaaataaaccaATTTCTAAAGTCTTGGTTGCGCTTACCTTCGCGATTGAATGTGCTAGTGTCGCCCCGTTCCAATGTTCCATGTACTTGATTGCGAGCATGCCACATATTTACACCAATCATATGCATACATCAAGCATAAAAGACAAATACATCAGTACCGCATATCTAatgatacataaaataataacgGTTAAAGTAATCTACCTATTTAGTTGTTGCACAATTTGGGGTTGAACATGCACAAATTTTGAGACCTCTAATCGCCTGAGCATGGAATGCTTTATCCATTGCCTCAAACAAATGTCTCAATACGACACTTATCCTGTAACCCCTTCTTAAAGGCAACGAAGATAAGATTTTGACCCTTGAAGTTGGAATATTGACCACGTGCACGTGCCAATGGTTGTTGTCGTAGACTGGAAAAAATAGCTACACACATATTGATGACATTGCCATTAATAGGTTAGTAGGGCACTATAGTATGataattaaatgaaacaaaGGCTTTGGCCATGATGTCATTGTACTAGGTTTGACGTACCATATCACAACTTGAGAAATCATGGCCCACAAATTCAGCATGAAGGATCATCCGACACCGCTCTCTGATTTCATGCTTTTTGGCATTTGTCGTAAGGCTGGCTAGCACAACCTGTCCATTTGTTCTTACAGCTCACCACATAGTCtccaatttaaaataatagagAAACGCATTAAAGAATTATGATTCAAGCCTCACGGAGAATGATGGGTCGAAATAGTGTGCATGCGGTGGTCTAGCTTATTCTACATTCATCATTCGGCAGACCACTCcgataatttgaaaatgtacaCATGTAAATGACcaaaaaacataataatgtGCTTCTTATGTAATGACCATGGCCTTAGTCGAAATCTTGACATATACCACACTATTTACCCAACAACCTCCATTGAGCGAAGAAAGCTCATCCTGTGTTATGTATGTGCCATGCATATCGCACAAGATTTCGCTGCAATGTCAAAATGTGTTAAGTCAATAGCCATAAACTTTAACAATAATGTTCACTTTAACAATAAATGGTGAATTCATGTCAAGTACCTTGGCTCACCATCTTCCGACAACTCATAATCCGTAACCAACCTTTCTTGTTGgctgattttaggaaataattgaACACATTGAGAGATGAAGGGGGATTTGCAAATGACGGCTGGCTTGACAAACCTTTTCGCTGTGTGTTTAAATCTCCGCCGAGGGGTAGGTGTAACTTGTTTGCTGCCACAACCTTCTTGAACACCCACTTGCACCCCTTTAGGTGATTGCAATTCAACACTCTTTTGTGAATGTGGGCATGTGTGGTGGTCAATACATGCGCCATCATCTACTGCTGCACCGGTGACTCTTTGCTGGCCCGAATGAGTGCTTAAGGCACCGGTTCCTTTTCCCATCGTTTCATCACTACAAGGATGCACACCGGTGCTTCCCTCgtttttcttcctttctacATTCACAGCTTCTTCTAGTGGGGTGAGTGCACAGCCACTTTGTCCTCCACTTGACCTTGCACATAGTGTGGCAATGTCTTGTGCCATAGATGAAGCGAGGCTCATAAGATGTTTTAAATTCCGATTCAGCCGTGCTTCAATGGTCTAGTGTTAGGAGGAAGGAGTATCAATTAGCACGGTCAACTAGAATGAGGATGGTGCTCAAGTTTGTTTGTGAAGTAATAAAGTCGTAGTGCCATAGCGTACCTTAGTTGGGTCATCAGAGTGTGAGCTGCCCGTCTCGTATGGACGTCCATCATTATGTGCAGAAGGTTCGCTTCCCTGTATAACCTACCCATACATCAAACAAACATTGATGATTACATTTGAAACATAAATTAATGATAACACCAAACTACGTTTATGGAGTTGCTGAATTTTACCATACTTGGACATGACCATAATTGCCATAGGTGTGTATTTCGGCAGCCAAGCGCCTCTTGACTTGATCATCTGTCCATGCAGTAGAAAGTGGACTGTGGACTTCAACTTGGAAAGCTATCATATAGAACTTGGTGATATAGAAAAGCTGTGAAGTGGGAATCAAATATAAGTTGGTTAGAGAAGCTATTACAATAtcaacaaaagaagaaattatTTTGGTAGACGCATATGACATTAATGTGGAGAGGTTGAGAAACGAATACCTGAAGAAACAAGACACAACCTCTAATGTATGTCGGGTGACTTGTACGATAGTCCCTTATCCCATCCTCGACATATTGGAGAACAAACTTGGCCCAATTTTTGCACACCCCCACTTCACTATCCCAAACCGTGTCCCACAAGTCATGCATTCCTTCTTGTTTTGAGTAAGGGGCAAGGATAGTGGCATAGGCAAAAATGAGGAAGGACTTCATGAATTCTTCGCCAACTGGTAGATCATGTAAATTAGCTTCCAATATTTTGATGTCGTATGTGCGGTTGGGTGTGCCACGCCCATTGTAAATGAGAATGTCAACGCCATTGTCCGGGATGCCCAACACCTCTCTAACATCTTTGGGCGTGACTGGGACAACAACTTTTGTTTACATACATAAGCGGTGGTAGCCAATGTCGTAATTGGCGACTATCCACGTTATTAGCTCATAACGCAATTCTTTATAGCCAAGCTGCAACAAGCCCCCGACTCCCATATCACTGATCACATTTTTCTTATCCAATGGGAGAGTATCCAGGATTGATAGGAATTTCTTTCCCGAGCAGTGAGATTTTGGTAACTTAACCTACAAcatgaaagaaggaaaatatattacaaataCGTCGCAACTCCAGAGTTAAGCCATCAAGGCACTAGTTTTAAAACTACGTTAAAGGGTTGTCGAATATTTTATTGCTTTAGATCTTGATGGAACATGGCTTTTCCGCTTCCTTTGTCTGCTATCCATGTGTTTATTAAATGAAGTGCTTCTTTTGCTTGAGTATTTTCAGCAACGGTGTAGACTAGCAGTTGGGGAAAATTATGCACCAAGAGATTTTGAATGGAGCATCACTGTGACAATTGCAATATAAGGAGTTGATGTTGCATCTGCACAATGAAATGAGCAGTTTTATATATGTATTCCTCATTAACAACATAACAATCTTAAAAGGCCACATGTATAGTGTTGTAGTTGTATCAGTTGATCAGAATTGatctcaaatataataaaaatgagtttagaggtcaaagaaaaatcataaagttTACATAAAACAGTTGGCACTTTCAATCCTTAAGATAGAAAACAACTTTCAGTAAAAGTGAAAAAGGTCAAAACAATGTAAGTGAACTAGTGCACAAAGtccaaacataataataataataataataataataataataagtttatttataaaagaaacttaatattaaatattgtatgcaatattttcattttatactcCATTTTGAACCATGCATTGGACATGGCTGATGAAATTGATGCTAATACAATCTTGGTGATACATTGCGTATGATGCCATAAGTGGTTACAACCATCTTTTGATGGATCCATATTCGCAGATCATAGGAGTTGCTTAGTCTGAAACTATTTCAGATCAAGCCGACCAAACAAACCATTAGTCCAAGGCCAAAGTGAACTGATGGTGTATGATTCAAAACAAGTTGATGTAGACAGGGAAAAAACAATGGAAAAGCTTATAAGTTGTGGATTTTGGAACAAAGCTGTGAATTGGATAATGTTGACCattacaaattaaatggccCAATATTCCATGATAAAATAAAGTATAGGatatattagtataaataaaaagacattaCATATGGACATAGGCATTAATTGATTAAACATCTAAACAAacatagaaataaatataaatggaaTTAATTAGATTGCCTGTGTTAATACAGACAAAACTGATGgggaaataataaattatactaAAGCACATTCAAAGGACAGATTCGTACAATCCAAATGTTGTGAAGCACGCATGTCATATAATTGTAAATTTTTAACTTAACAGTCCTGCTTCATTTGATTGCAAATGGAAGGGAGAGAAAGAAGATTTGAAATTTTACATAGAGAAGTTGTAATCATGCCACTTtgtaaagagaaaaaatttcGTTGCAGAATTGGATTAGAATTAAAAGAAACTTCATTGATGCAAATACCATGAGGGATTTTCTATTAAAGAGAGAGCAAAAACAGGTTACAATTTtggaactaaaaaatatatgtagTACTCAAACCAGAAGCAAAATTTGAGATCAAgtgttttttcttgaaaataaaagtaaGGAAGCATTCATTAAttggttgttttaaaaatatatcttcATATGCACCATGTGCTAATAAAGGACACAGAGCCAGACATCAAAATGCTTGGTcctcataataaaataattacagCAATTGAAGTTCCAATCTGTTGCATGCATGTTATGGGTTGCCTTGTTTTGAATTTGCACCAGAAACAGCAAAAGATAAAAGACGAAAATATCACATTCATGCCTTGAGGAGAATGGTGAAAATACATCCAAGAAGCTTATTAGAGAGTATACATGATCATAGGAGAACTTCACCCCCTCAGGTATATACCATGAAAATGAACATGGAAAAAACGCGTCACCTATCAGTTGGGACTGAATATGGAAATTTAATACAATGCCTTTAACAATGACCCAAATTTTCCTACCATTGGCTGATAAATTTCAGGCCCTATTTGGATTGAAATACTGTTAAAAACGTAGATTCATCAACATGTTTCTATAATTAAATAGggcaacaaaaaaaatttgcagAATGAAAAGAGTAACACCTAGATGGATTTATACAAAATGTAGATGACAAgacaacaaagaaaataatttgcTCGACCTGCCATGTCAACTAGGTGCAACATAAACAAATTACACAATACAAAGAGACCATTAACTTCATCCACTGCTCATAAGAGGAAACATGCATTCATGGAAGTAGGAATGGTtgtatattatgaaaaataaaaaaaaaaccaaacgtAAATATGTGCTTACCCTTAGGAGTTCTTCAGGCTCTATGAAGGGAGTCTTTCTCTTGCAATGGTATCATAGATGGAAACTGCCTGCAGAAGTGGCTGGAAAGCCTATGGAGGTCTAATACAAGCAGGAAAGGGCACTCCATTACTATCAATTTAAGGTTATGAAACATACTATACAAGACATGGTCATAGTTGATGCTGCATCAGAAGACAATAAACATGAAGAGTATAGCAAGGAAACAACAAAGATGTATGGGAAGAGGCTGATCAGACTCAGCAGAAGCATAGCCATATTTTGCCATATATTGGGATAGTAGCAAGAAATGTCTTGTGAATGACAGTTTTCCAATATGTACCTTTGTTGTCTCTATGTCTGTAAATGATGGATTTTGTTTTACAACCTGTATAAGCTTGTTTAGTACAACTATAACATTTGTTCAAGTATTGTACAACACAGTTCTTAATAAATGGGAGCTTGATATTTACCATATACcttaaattggaattaaaaagtACACCACTATAtggttttcaacaaaattaGCCTActaagaaattaagaaaaaggaATTATGATAACAATCTTGATGTAATACTACCCATTACAACACACCAATGATAAGTGTTACATATGTGTTCTTGGTTGGAAATAACCTTTAGAAGAGTGTTCAAAACATGTAATGGATATACAATGGAACATAGTTTTAGTCAGGGAAGAATGTGACAGCATTGCCCTTAAGACAAAGGGTTCTTGCACGTTTTACTGTTGTGCCCGGAAGTATGACATCTTGAGCAATAGACAGTCCGTTTATCTTGGAATTGGGACTCAATGTGCTTCTTTCTTGGTTTTCCGGGAGACCGCTTGGTATGGGGAGGGTTAAGAGAGAGGAAAACTTCATCGGTGATATATTGAACCAAACCATTATTATTGACCATTGGCATGTCATGGGTCTCTATACCGAAGAAGGAGCTCGAGTAAATCAGCTCTTGCATTGGGAATTTGTACCAATCTTGAACAAAATCAACAACATTCTGACCGATGGAAAGAATAACGGTCGCCGCATGTTCACAAGGGATGTCCAACATTTCCCAACCCCTACATGTGCAAGTACGCTTCATAATGTCAACATTCAAAAAGGTGGTTCCGATAGAAACCCCAAATATTCCGTTCATGAAAGAAGTGACCGGATACACCTTACCCTTGGCAATATTCTGCtgcattttttcttcaatttttggtCCTATACATCCCTTCCAATTGTTTGATTACTCTTTATGTTTGACAAGCATAGAACCTAACTTAGCCATATGCTCCATTAGAAATGTATAAATGGAGTGATGTCTTTCATTCCTTAGCCAAGCATTAAACGACTTGACAAGGTTTGTGGTCATTTTATCCCATCTTTGCTTTGGGAATTTGGACATAGCCTAATGTTTGGgttcattttcttcaacccatTTGGCCAAATTGTCATTGTATTTCCGTAGTTCAAACATGGAAACATTGTAATCATGCTCTAACCTTGCATATGCAATACTATCAAGGAATTGGAGTGCATTTTCTTTACCTTTGTTCCCTCTTGTGTTATGTTTGCTCAAGAAAGagttgaaattttctttcaagtGACGGTAATAGTAGGTGTGGTTTTCAAGCCCAAACACTTTAGGAACACTACAAAGGAGAACGGGATGTCTATCCGAGATAATAACGAGTTCCTTATCTCCAACAACCTTCTTCAAATTTTGCAAAAACCAAGACCAATCATCATAATTTTCTGAGCTCATCATGCCAAAGGCTAAGGGGAACATGGCGTCATTAGCATCGTATGCGGTCGCCGAAAATAACGCACCC comes from the Vitis vinifera cultivar Pinot Noir 40024 chromosome 12, ASM3070453v1 genome and includes:
- the LOC104877281 gene encoding uncharacterized protein LOC104877281, which produces MQQNIAKGKVYPVTSFMNGIFGVSIGTTFLNVDIMKRTCTCRGWEMLDIPCEHAATVILSIGQNVVDFVQDWYKFPMQELIYSSSFFGIETHDMPMVNNNGLVQYITDEVFLSLNPPHTKRSPGKPRKKHIESQFQDKRTVYCSRCHTSGHNSKTCKNPLS